In Pongo abelii isolate AG06213 chromosome X, NHGRI_mPonAbe1-v2.0_pri, whole genome shotgun sequence, one DNA window encodes the following:
- the LOC100435500 gene encoding olfactory receptor 51A4: MSIINTSYVEITTFFLVGMPGLEYAHIWISIPICSMYLIAILGNCTILFIIKTEPSLHEPMYYFLSMLAMSDLGLSLSSLPTMLSIFLFNAPEISSNACFAQKFFIHGFSVLESSVLLIMSFDRFLAIHKPLRYTSILTTVRVAQIGIVFSFKSMLLVLPFPFTLRSLRYCEKNQLSHSYCLHQDVMKLACSDNRIDVIYGFFGAVCVMVDFILIAVSYILILKTVLGIASKKEQLKALNTCVSHICAVIIFYLPIINLAVVHRFARHVSPLINVLMANVLLLVPPLMNPIVYCVKTKQIRVRVVAKLCQRKI; the protein is encoded by the coding sequence ATGTCCATTATCAATACATCATATGTTGAAATCACCACCTTCTTCTTGGTTGGGATGCCAGGGCTAGAATACGCACACATCTGGATCTCTATCCCCATCTGCAGCATGTATCTTATTGCTATTCTAGGAAATTGTACCATTCTTTTTATCATCAAGACAGAGCCCTCCTTGCACGAGCCCATGTACTATTTTCTTTCCATGTTGGCTATGTCAGACTTGGGTTTGTCTTTATCATCTCTGCCCACTATGTTAAGCATCTTCCTGTTCAATGCTCCTGAAATTTCATCCAATGCCTGCTTTGCCCAGAAATTCTTCATTCATGGATTCTCAGTACTGGAGTCCTCAGTCCTCCTGATCATGTCATTTGATAGATTCCTAGCCATCCACAAGCCTCTGAGATACACCTCAATCCTGACAACTGTCAGAGTTGCCCAAATAGGGATAGTATTCTCCTTTAAGAGCATGCTCCtggttcttcccttccctttcactTTAAGAAGCTTGAGATATTGTGAGAAAAACCAATTATCCCATTCCTACTGTCTCCACCAGGATGTCATGAAGTTGGCCTGCTCTGACAACAGAATTGATGTCATCTATGGCTTTTTTGGAGCAGTCTGTGTTATGGTAGATTTTATTCTCATTGCTGTGTCTTACATCCTGATCCTCAAGACTGTACTGGGAATTGCATCCAAAAAGGAGCAGCTTAAGGCTCTCAATACTTGTGTTTCACACATTTGTGCAGTGATCATCTTCTACCTGCCCATCATCAACCTGGCCGTTGTCCACCGCTTTGCCCGGCATGTCTCTCCCCTCATTAATGTTCTCATGGCAAATGTTCTCTTACTTGTACCTCCACTGATGAACCCAATTGTTTACTgtgtaaaaactaaacagattaGAGTGAGAGTTGTAGCAAAATTGTGTCAACGGAAGATTTAA